The Candidatus Thiodiazotropha endoloripes genome has a window encoding:
- a CDS encoding DUF484 family protein: protein MSHKAPNDPIKVDGTDQQIADYLRDNPGFLLRHPELLAEMEIPHASGDAVSLIERQVDALRKQLKDTQQQLANLVEVARTNDQLQARMHRLTLELIDAATFEEVLNALEDELHDDFKADAVELRLFSSSQLDDHLQDSLNGQVATFEQFFNQNQPICGKMDQQQLDYIFGTEGDRIASTALIPLKSEGVLGLLAIGSCDPERFAPDHGTEFLTRLGEIISRTLQAVSLPGI, encoded by the coding sequence ATGAGCCATAAAGCCCCTAACGACCCCATCAAGGTTGATGGCACCGATCAGCAGATTGCTGACTATCTACGTGACAATCCAGGTTTTCTGCTGCGCCACCCCGAGCTACTGGCTGAGATGGAGATCCCTCATGCAAGTGGTGATGCCGTCTCGCTGATCGAGCGCCAGGTGGATGCGTTACGCAAGCAGCTGAAAGATACCCAGCAGCAACTGGCCAATCTGGTCGAGGTCGCCAGAACCAACGATCAACTGCAGGCCCGCATGCATCGATTGACCCTGGAACTGATCGATGCCGCCACCTTTGAGGAGGTGCTGAATGCCCTGGAGGACGAGCTGCATGATGACTTCAAGGCTGACGCCGTGGAGTTGAGACTCTTCTCCTCAAGCCAGCTCGATGACCACCTGCAGGACTCCCTCAACGGGCAGGTCGCCACATTTGAGCAGTTTTTCAATCAGAACCAGCCGATCTGCGGCAAGATGGATCAGCAGCAGCTTGACTATATCTTCGGCACCGAAGGTGATCGCATCGCTTCGACCGCGCTGATCCCGTTGAAGAGCGAAGGGGTACTCGGACTGCTGGCAATCGGTAGCTGTGATCCTGAACGGTTTGCTCCGGACCATGGTACAGAGTTCCTCACCCGCCTGGGTGAGATCATCAGCAGGACGCTTCAGGCAGTATCCCTGCCCGGAATCTGA
- a CDS encoding efflux RND transporter permease subunit, with the protein MSARRRDYAADYARFVLRHRRLTILLLFAATLTALFYVDQVNLRNDPDSLLPLSNPYIATNLYSDQTYGMGNLMVWGMKLKQGDIYQPWFIKMVEDFYRDVSELPFANVANFVGLPSSKLRNLGITPNGSLDFSRLLPAAGLSDDPRLQQHQINYLRAGLEKHIVLEPLLVYYQDGQGRKCDILGEDGLISNASIGRVHERCRATGTFIIGDFSNQLKQYHLDWIADVRQLMEDYETRYGERVEFYISGEPYFLASMVEELWDKAWLFAISLLIILLVLWYEFRHWSCAVLPLVGVGMTIILTLGLMGYTQFKLTTMMALTPMLLLAIGIGHSMQITRRFMQELHATQDPEQAAFTSIRHTVVPAVLSIGTDLHGFFAISFIDISFYKAYAYFGIFGMSTLILTTTTLIPLMMVSFPPKLRDRKHERGWELRLAKGVTGLLTGPMKWLPLVGVIGLWLASASMAELDKGFSALLSGEAGRADPEVARIQDEFDIMPGVEKGIHYPRAAYKDYYLLGELTEAGGEVEAISDLQILSQMMPGVITANIVIRSKAGTLPHCGLDAWNLRGERVIGPDRCYDEMIDPPQGIFNNAEVVRALSEFEDWLRAHPHIGYTTSYVQFVKTLNMMLNAPFGALPMAHMNLYAIPDLQHMQQNRYAYRAGPDGRLPDPQEIIPLYNGMLQVSAATGELDAFVNTRTWDEGIIVGFVNTMDPKLTHQTILDIQGYLKRHQDDPGMALITVGVKPGEEVVLKGSGDQPEERVVTDRSMSDKAPIGGFLGVTEATRDVAFKEWLNAPVATSLTVFLMTLIMFRSWTIALILISLCFITLMTQYGLGAYMTSIKEWSANLAFHVQVALSIAMGLGVDYGVYMVSRLREEVQASARDWQQALQKTLETTGSAIVISMVVLLGSFIPLMNTELANLWSVSLYISEALIMDVLIALMVLPLVVYWLRPDFVFKTDSQTRTEDRD; encoded by the coding sequence ATGAGTGCCAGGCGGCGGGACTACGCTGCAGACTACGCCAGGTTCGTGCTCAGACATCGCCGTTTGACCATTCTGCTGCTGTTTGCGGCAACCCTGACAGCCCTGTTTTATGTCGATCAGGTCAATCTGCGCAACGACCCGGATTCACTGCTGCCCCTCTCCAATCCCTATATCGCGACCAATCTCTACAGCGATCAGACCTATGGCATGGGCAATCTGATGGTCTGGGGTATGAAGCTGAAACAGGGGGATATCTATCAGCCCTGGTTCATCAAGATGGTTGAGGACTTCTATCGGGATGTCAGCGAACTGCCGTTTGCCAATGTGGCCAACTTTGTCGGCCTGCCCTCATCCAAACTGCGCAATCTGGGCATCACCCCAAACGGCAGTCTCGATTTCAGTCGGCTGCTGCCGGCGGCCGGTTTATCGGATGATCCGCGACTGCAGCAGCACCAGATCAACTATCTGCGTGCCGGTCTTGAGAAACACATTGTGCTCGAGCCACTGCTGGTCTACTACCAGGATGGCCAGGGTCGGAAGTGCGACATCCTCGGTGAGGACGGCCTGATCTCGAACGCCTCGATCGGCCGGGTACATGAGCGCTGCCGGGCAACGGGTACCTTTATCATCGGTGATTTCAGCAATCAGTTGAAACAATACCATCTCGATTGGATTGCCGACGTTCGCCAGCTGATGGAGGATTACGAGACCCGTTATGGGGAGCGGGTGGAGTTCTACATCTCGGGTGAGCCCTACTTTCTGGCCTCGATGGTCGAGGAGTTGTGGGACAAGGCCTGGCTGTTCGCCATTTCCCTGCTGATCATTCTGCTGGTGCTCTGGTATGAGTTCCGCCATTGGAGTTGTGCCGTACTGCCACTGGTGGGGGTGGGGATGACCATCATTCTGACCCTCGGACTGATGGGCTATACCCAGTTCAAGCTCACCACCATGATGGCCCTGACGCCGATGCTGTTGCTGGCGATCGGCATCGGCCACTCGATGCAGATCACCCGACGCTTCATGCAGGAGCTGCACGCCACCCAGGACCCGGAGCAGGCGGCATTCACCTCGATCCGCCATACCGTGGTGCCGGCAGTGCTCTCCATCGGTACCGATCTGCACGGTTTCTTTGCCATCTCATTCATCGATATCTCTTTCTACAAAGCCTATGCCTACTTCGGCATCTTCGGTATGTCGACCCTGATTCTCACCACCACCACTCTGATTCCCCTGATGATGGTGAGTTTCCCGCCCAAGCTGCGTGACAGAAAACATGAGCGGGGTTGGGAGCTGCGGCTGGCCAAAGGAGTAACCGGCCTGCTCACCGGACCAATGAAATGGCTGCCGCTGGTGGGTGTGATCGGGCTCTGGCTGGCATCCGCATCGATGGCTGAGCTCGACAAAGGCTTCTCAGCTCTGTTGTCCGGTGAGGCGGGCCGGGCCGATCCGGAAGTGGCCCGCATTCAGGATGAGTTCGATATCATGCCGGGGGTTGAGAAGGGCATTCACTACCCCAGGGCGGCCTACAAGGATTACTACCTGCTTGGTGAGCTGACGGAAGCGGGGGGTGAGGTTGAAGCGATCTCCGATCTGCAGATCCTGTCGCAGATGATGCCCGGGGTGATTACCGCCAATATCGTGATTCGCTCGAAGGCGGGAACTCTGCCCCATTGTGGCCTGGATGCCTGGAATCTACGGGGTGAACGGGTGATCGGGCCTGACCGCTGCTACGATGAGATGATCGATCCGCCCCAGGGTATTTTCAATAATGCGGAAGTGGTGCGGGCCCTGTCGGAGTTCGAGGATTGGCTGCGTGCCCATCCCCATATCGGTTATACCACCTCCTATGTGCAGTTCGTGAAAACCCTGAACATGATGCTGAATGCCCCGTTCGGGGCGCTGCCGATGGCGCATATGAATCTCTATGCGATCCCTGATCTGCAGCATATGCAGCAGAACCGCTATGCCTACCGGGCCGGGCCGGATGGTCGTCTGCCGGATCCACAGGAGATCATCCCCCTCTATAACGGCATGCTGCAGGTGAGTGCGGCGACCGGTGAGCTGGATGCCTTCGTCAACACCCGTACCTGGGATGAGGGGATCATCGTTGGATTTGTTAATACCATGGATCCGAAACTGACCCATCAGACCATCCTCGATATACAGGGCTACCTGAAGAGGCACCAGGATGATCCGGGGATGGCGCTGATTACCGTCGGTGTGAAGCCCGGGGAAGAGGTTGTCCTGAAGGGTAGCGGGGATCAACCGGAGGAGCGGGTTGTGACCGATCGTTCCATGTCCGACAAAGCGCCCATAGGCGGTTTTCTCGGGGTAACTGAAGCGACCCGTGACGTGGCGTTCAAAGAGTGGCTGAACGCTCCGGTTGCCACTTCGCTGACGGTGTTTCTGATGACCCTGATCATGTTTCGCTCCTGGACCATCGCCCTGATTCTGATCAGTCTCTGCTTTATCACCCTGATGACCCAGTATGGCCTGGGGGCCTACATGACCTCGATCAAGGAGTGGTCGGCCAATCTTGCCTTCCATGTCCAGGTCGCATTGAGTATCGCCATGGGGCTCGGGGTGGATTACGGGGTCTACATGGTCTCCCGCCTGCGGGAGGAGGTTCAGGCATCGGCCAGGGACTGGCAGCAGGCTCTGCAGAAAACCCTGGAGACCACAGGCTCTGCGATTGTGATCTCCATGGTGGTGCTGCTGGGCAGTTTCATCCCGCTGATGAATACCGAGCTGGCCAATCTCTGGTCGGTCAGTCTCTATATCTCAGAGGCGTTGATCATGGACGTGCTGATCGCCTTGATGGTGTTGCCTCTGGTGGTCTACTGGTTGAGACCCGATTTTGTCTTCAAGACTGATTCGCAAACCCGGACTGAAGACCGTGATTGA
- the hslU gene encoding ATP-dependent protease ATPase subunit HslU has translation MSQITPQQIVAELDKHIIGQNDAKRAVAIALRNRWRRAQVDEALRNEITPKNILMIGPTGVGKTEIARRLAKLANAPFIKVEATKFTEVGYVGREVDSIIRELADSAVKMVREGEMDKVSEEASHAAEERILDVLLPAPKPTGWDDNESGSSVSSSTREKFRDKLHSGSMDDKEIEIEVNTTPVGVEIMAPPGMEEMTSQLQGMFQNLGSGRTRRRKLRIKDAFKVLSDEEAAKRINEEDLKLRALETVEQHGIVFIDELDKVTSRAEASGADVSREGVQRDLLPLVEGCTISTKHGMVKTDHILFIASGAFHLSKPSDLIPELQGRLPIRVELSALNTDDFTRILTEPDASLTEQYQALLDTEQVRLEFTEGGIKRIAETAWQVNERTENIGARRLHTVMERLLESISYEASEQCGKTIVIDEAYVDSQLSQLVADEDLSQYIL, from the coding sequence ATGTCGCAAATCACACCCCAACAGATTGTTGCCGAACTGGATAAACATATCATCGGCCAGAACGATGCCAAGCGCGCGGTAGCTATTGCGCTGCGTAACCGCTGGCGCAGGGCCCAGGTGGATGAGGCCCTGCGGAATGAAATCACACCCAAGAACATCCTCATGATCGGCCCTACCGGGGTAGGAAAAACCGAGATTGCCCGCCGCCTGGCGAAACTGGCCAATGCACCTTTCATCAAGGTGGAAGCGACCAAATTCACCGAAGTGGGCTATGTGGGTCGTGAAGTGGATTCAATCATTCGCGAGCTGGCCGATTCGGCGGTGAAAATGGTCCGCGAAGGGGAGATGGATAAGGTCTCCGAAGAGGCCAGCCATGCCGCGGAAGAGCGCATACTCGATGTGCTGTTACCGGCCCCCAAACCCACTGGGTGGGACGACAACGAGAGCGGCAGCAGCGTCTCCAGCTCAACCCGGGAGAAGTTCCGCGATAAGCTGCACAGCGGCTCGATGGACGACAAAGAGATCGAAATCGAGGTCAACACCACACCGGTGGGTGTTGAGATCATGGCGCCTCCCGGCATGGAAGAGATGACCAGCCAGCTGCAGGGAATGTTCCAGAATCTGGGTAGCGGCAGAACCCGTCGGCGCAAGTTACGAATCAAAGACGCCTTCAAGGTGCTCAGCGACGAAGAGGCGGCAAAGCGGATCAATGAGGAGGACCTCAAGCTACGCGCCCTGGAGACCGTGGAGCAGCATGGCATCGTGTTCATCGACGAGCTGGACAAGGTCACCAGCCGGGCAGAGGCCAGTGGCGCCGACGTATCCCGTGAGGGGGTACAGCGGGACCTGCTGCCGCTGGTGGAAGGCTGCACCATCTCCACCAAGCACGGCATGGTGAAGACCGATCATATCCTGTTCATCGCTTCCGGCGCTTTCCACCTCAGCAAGCCCTCGGACCTGATTCCGGAGCTGCAGGGACGGTTGCCGATCCGGGTGGAACTGTCGGCCCTCAACACCGATGACTTCACCCGCATTCTGACCGAACCCGATGCCTCGCTCACCGAACAGTACCAGGCCCTGCTGGATACGGAACAGGTACGCCTGGAGTTCACCGAGGGAGGAATCAAGCGGATCGCGGAGACCGCCTGGCAGGTCAATGAGCGAACCGAGAACATCGGCGCCCGGCGATTGCACACGGTCATGGAGCGACTGCTGGAGAGCATCTCCTATGAAGCTTCGGAGCAGTGCGGCAAAACCATCGTCATCGATGAGGCCTATGTCGACAGTCAGCTCTCCCAGCTGGTGGCGGATGAGGACCTGAGCCAATATATCCTTTAG
- a CDS encoding outer membrane lipoprotein-sorting protein has translation MIRDFTRLSAVVIHGRVRTMYRKCPYCLLAGLIWLFGDRLLAADFVPQSEPLNDADEIAQQAYTAAHGGLLDNALSRRQGRDVSVVVNRAPLAMRTQGRKPGVQTFDTYVNNSPSDPAIKSLQMAILTSGKTKGTGVLLTRYADPQKSATLSMWLPALRKIRRINEPSYEDVWFGTNLTYGELVLRTPEDEIHELLGLGRIENCLEVMQLEPWERSRYTLRLPGPQCAHIGKPVYRLKSTTRFKNWWYDYHISDIDQRTFAVYRTVYYKKGEKIKTVSVDWQSLDQPDPRISYPRYIYAISHQDGKDSMVFVPRNTISLNVELDDSYWSEETLQGYAK, from the coding sequence ATGATTAGGGATTTCACTCGCTTGTCTGCTGTGGTCATCCATGGCAGAGTCAGGACCATGTATCGAAAATGCCCATATTGTCTTCTGGCAGGTCTGATCTGGCTGTTTGGTGATCGACTCTTGGCTGCTGATTTCGTGCCTCAATCGGAGCCGCTGAACGATGCGGATGAGATTGCGCAGCAGGCCTATACCGCCGCCCATGGTGGCCTGCTGGACAATGCCCTCAGCCGGCGTCAGGGCCGGGATGTTTCCGTGGTGGTCAATCGGGCACCACTGGCGATGCGTACCCAGGGACGCAAGCCCGGCGTCCAGACCTTCGATACCTATGTCAACAATTCGCCTTCCGATCCGGCGATCAAATCCCTGCAGATGGCGATATTGACCTCCGGCAAGACCAAGGGGACCGGTGTGCTGTTGACCCGCTATGCAGACCCGCAGAAGAGTGCGACTCTGTCGATGTGGCTGCCCGCATTGCGCAAGATCCGGCGCATCAATGAGCCCTCCTATGAAGACGTCTGGTTCGGCACCAACCTGACCTATGGTGAGCTGGTTTTGCGCACCCCGGAGGATGAGATTCATGAACTGCTCGGGCTGGGCAGGATTGAGAACTGCCTGGAGGTGATGCAGCTGGAGCCCTGGGAGAGGAGCCGCTACACCCTGAGACTGCCCGGACCCCAGTGCGCCCACATCGGCAAACCGGTCTATCGATTGAAAAGCACAACCCGGTTCAAGAACTGGTGGTACGACTACCACATCAGCGATATCGATCAGCGAACCTTTGCGGTCTATCGCACGGTCTATTACAAGAAGGGCGAAAAGATAAAAACCGTCTCGGTGGATTGGCAATCGCTTGATCAGCCGGATCCACGTATCAGCTATCCCCGTTATATCTATGCCATCAGCCATCAGGATGGCAAGGACAGTATGGTCTTCGTTCCGCGCAACACCATCTCCCTGAATGTTGAGCTGGACGACAGCTACTGGTCTGAAGAGACCCTGCAGGGTTATGCAAAATAG
- the hslV gene encoding ATP-dependent protease subunit HslV → MENFRGTTILSVRRGGKVVIGGDGQVSLGNTVMKGNARKVRQLHKGQVIAGFAGATADAFTLFERFEGKLEKHQGHLTRAAVEMAKDWRTDRALRRLEALLCVADTKASLIISGTGDVIEPEQSLMAIGSGGSFAQAAARALLENTELSAREIVEKGLGIAADICIYTNHNRVLEELDSET, encoded by the coding sequence GTGGAAAATTTCAGAGGCACCACAATTCTCTCCGTCAGACGCGGCGGTAAAGTCGTGATCGGCGGTGACGGCCAGGTCTCCCTGGGCAATACGGTCATGAAGGGCAATGCCCGCAAAGTCCGTCAGCTGCACAAAGGCCAGGTGATTGCCGGGTTCGCCGGCGCCACGGCTGATGCATTCACCCTGTTTGAGCGGTTTGAGGGTAAACTGGAGAAACACCAGGGCCATCTGACCCGTGCAGCGGTTGAAATGGCCAAGGATTGGCGAACCGACCGGGCACTGCGTCGATTGGAGGCACTGCTCTGCGTGGCAGACACCAAGGCCTCTCTGATCATCTCGGGCACCGGCGACGTGATTGAACCGGAACAGAGTCTGATGGCGATCGGTTCCGGCGGCAGCTTTGCCCAGGCAGCCGCCCGTGCCTTATTGGAAAACACGGAACTCAGTGCCCGTGAGATCGTCGAAAAAGGGCTTGGTATAGCCGCTGACATCTGCATCTATACCAACCACAACCGGGTGCTCGAAGAGCTGGATAGCGAAACTTAA
- a CDS encoding gamma-butyrobetaine hydroxylase-like domain-containing protein, translated as MSHPNPTEIHLHKQSRVLEISFDDGNKYSYPAEYLRVFSPSAEVQGHGPGQEVLQVGKEEVNIAHIEPVGNYAICLHFDDEHNTGIYSWDTLYQLGVNYERYWQDYLQRLQAAGYQRKEPSA; from the coding sequence ATGTCACACCCCAATCCGACAGAGATCCACCTGCATAAGCAGTCCCGTGTCCTGGAAATCAGTTTCGATGACGGTAACAAATACAGCTATCCCGCTGAGTATCTGCGGGTCTTCTCCCCCTCAGCAGAGGTTCAGGGCCATGGTCCGGGACAAGAAGTGTTGCAGGTTGGCAAGGAAGAGGTGAATATTGCCCATATTGAACCTGTGGGAAATTATGCCATCTGCCTCCATTTCGACGATGAGCACAACACCGGAATCTATTCCTGGGATACCTTGTATCAGTTGGGCGTCAACTACGAGCGCTACTGGCAGGACTATCTGCAACGACTGCAGGCGGCAGGTTACCAGCGCAAGGAGCCATCGGCTTAA
- the xerC gene encoding tyrosine recombinase XerC: protein MAVPNSQQISESVESFLDHLTHERRLSPRTRESYARDLRAAAAWLAQQKIASWGHFTQQQVRHYIASRHRQGYSPKSLHRELSSLRSLYNYLLRENRVEANPALGVRAPKVRRKLPTTLDVDQLNQLLSIDDNSPIGLRDLAIMELFYSSGVRLAELIALDINHLDLNEQIVEVTGKGAKTRLLPVGRKAVEAIRAWLKVRGELARDEETALFVGVRGRRISRSTIQKQLHEWSVRQGAPRNVHPHLLRHSFASHLLESSGDLRAVQELLGHANISTTQIYTHLDFQHLSEVYDKAHPRAKKRSD, encoded by the coding sequence ATGGCTGTGCCGAATAGCCAGCAGATAAGCGAATCGGTCGAGTCGTTTCTCGACCACCTGACTCACGAGCGCCGTCTCTCTCCCCGAACCCGTGAAAGCTATGCCCGGGATCTGCGTGCTGCCGCAGCCTGGCTGGCACAGCAGAAGATCGCCAGCTGGGGTCACTTCACCCAGCAGCAGGTACGCCACTATATCGCCAGCCGGCATCGCCAGGGGTACTCCCCCAAGAGCCTGCATCGGGAGCTCTCCAGTCTGAGATCCTTGTACAACTATCTGCTCAGGGAGAATCGGGTAGAGGCCAATCCCGCACTGGGCGTCAGGGCCCCCAAGGTACGCCGCAAGCTGCCCACCACCCTGGATGTTGACCAGCTCAACCAGCTGCTGTCCATTGATGACAACTCACCCATCGGCCTCAGGGATCTGGCGATCATGGAGCTGTTCTACTCTTCCGGGGTGAGGCTTGCCGAACTGATTGCACTGGATATCAACCATCTCGACCTGAATGAACAGATCGTGGAGGTGACCGGCAAGGGGGCGAAAACACGTCTGCTGCCAGTGGGCCGAAAGGCAGTCGAGGCAATTCGCGCGTGGCTGAAAGTGCGTGGCGAGCTTGCCAGGGATGAGGAGACCGCCCTGTTCGTCGGTGTACGGGGCAGACGCATCAGCCGCAGCACCATCCAGAAGCAGCTGCATGAGTGGTCGGTTCGTCAGGGAGCGCCGAGAAACGTCCACCCCCACCTGCTGCGCCACTCTTTTGCCAGCCATCTTTTGGAATCCTCAGGGGATCTGCGCGCAGTACAGGAGCTGCTGGGCCATGCCAATATCAGCACCACCCAGATCTACACACACCTGGATTTTCAGCATCTGAGTGAGGTCTATGACAAGGCCCACCCAAGGGCTAAAAAGCGCTCAGACTGA
- the ubiE gene encoding bifunctional demethylmenaquinone methyltransferase/2-methoxy-6-polyprenyl-1,4-benzoquinol methylase UbiE, with amino-acid sequence MKDEKTTHFGYQDVPVSEKAGRVRQVFDSVANKYDLMNDLMSFGIHRLWKRQTIEMSGVRQGQRVLDLAAGTGDLSARFSGLVGNEGEVVFSDINAAMLSQGRDRMIDEGRVANVRYVQADAQYLPFPDDHFDCVTIGFGLRNVTNKQLALNAIFRVVKPGGRLLVLEFSKPVLQPLQKVYDLYSFTLLPKIGKLVTQDEESYRYLAESIRMHPDQETLKGMLEHAGFERCDYFNLTGGVVAIHRGYKV; translated from the coding sequence ATGAAGGATGAGAAGACGACACATTTCGGCTATCAGGATGTGCCGGTCAGCGAAAAAGCGGGACGGGTTCGGCAGGTATTCGATTCCGTCGCCAACAAATATGACCTGATGAACGACCTGATGTCATTCGGCATTCACCGGCTGTGGAAACGCCAAACCATCGAAATGTCCGGTGTCCGTCAGGGACAGCGGGTTCTCGACCTGGCCGCCGGCACCGGCGATCTGTCAGCCCGCTTCAGTGGCCTGGTCGGCAATGAGGGGGAGGTGGTCTTCTCCGACATCAACGCCGCCATGCTCTCCCAGGGCCGGGACCGGATGATCGACGAGGGCCGGGTAGCCAATGTCCGATATGTTCAGGCGGATGCCCAATACCTGCCGTTTCCCGACGACCACTTCGATTGTGTCACCATCGGCTTCGGTCTGCGTAACGTCACCAACAAGCAGCTGGCGTTGAATGCCATATTCCGGGTGGTCAAGCCCGGCGGACGTCTGCTGGTACTGGAGTTTTCCAAACCGGTCCTTCAGCCACTGCAGAAAGTCTACGACCTCTACTCCTTCACGCTGCTGCCGAAGATCGGCAAATTGGTCACTCAGGATGAGGAGAGCTACCGCTACCTGGCGGAATCGATACGCATGCACCCGGACCAGGAGACCCTCAAAGGTATGCTGGAACATGCCGGCTTCGAGCGATGCGACTACTTCAACCTGACCGGTGGGGTGGTCGCCATACACCGGGGCTATAAAGTCTAA
- a CDS encoding ubiquinone biosynthesis accessory factor UbiJ — protein MTITAALFASLEQLLNQAINLDPEAANRLAPMQGRVIQLDLLGTGLNLYMIPEPQGFQVLSHFEGEADCLLRGTLLDLAGMRNSSNSADQLFNGSVTIEGDTALAQRFGEFFRSLDIDWEEQLSRLTGDIAAHQIGSMARGFLGWGKELNDTASLNLKEYLEEELRLIPGRYEMQPFLQDVDRLRDDVERLEARVQRLSRRDDQEDKTS, from the coding sequence ATGACCATCACAGCCGCCCTGTTCGCCAGCCTGGAGCAACTGCTCAACCAAGCCATCAACCTCGACCCTGAGGCCGCCAATCGACTGGCCCCGATGCAGGGCCGGGTCATCCAGCTGGACCTGCTGGGAACCGGGCTGAATCTCTATATGATCCCCGAACCTCAGGGATTCCAGGTCCTTAGCCATTTCGAAGGCGAAGCGGACTGCCTGCTGCGCGGCACCCTGCTCGACCTGGCAGGCATGCGCAACTCCAGCAACAGTGCCGATCAGTTATTCAACGGTTCGGTCACCATCGAGGGGGATACTGCCCTGGCACAACGTTTCGGTGAGTTCTTCCGCAGCCTCGATATCGACTGGGAAGAGCAGCTCTCCCGACTCACCGGTGACATCGCCGCCCATCAGATCGGTAGCATGGCACGGGGCTTCCTGGGGTGGGGTAAAGAGCTCAATGATACCGCCAGCCTCAACCTGAAAGAGTATCTTGAGGAGGAGTTACGGCTGATTCCCGGACGCTACGAGATGCAACCCTTTCTGCAGGACGTGGATCGCCTGCGTGACGATGTGGAACGTCTTGAAGCCCGCGTTCAGAGGCTCTCCCGCCGTGACGACCAAGAGGACAAAACCTCGTGA